Proteins encoded by one window of Salvia splendens isolate huo1 chromosome 14, SspV2, whole genome shotgun sequence:
- the LOC121764387 gene encoding uncharacterized protein LOC121764387 codes for MWVRHETFRGEIARIWEAETRYNGMMNLQLKLIRTKKFLKVWNREVFGNIIQNLKDAEQAVLEAQILYDTDPTPAHRAEFSRVSAELIITAKMEEEFWRQKAAIRWAADGERNSKFFHGWVRQKRVKSRIHTVEFGGQALTEETEIRESATAFFQQLLTSDSCWDTVGRDVIAAVGDFFSGAFIPRSFTATMIVLVPKKPNPVTWRDFRLISLCNVTNKIITKILSSRLAPLLPLVVAPNQSGFIKGRLLSDNALLAQELIHDLGRSSRVE; via the exons ATGTGGGTGAGACATGAGACTTTTAGGGGCGAGATTGCCAGAATCTGGGAGGCAGAGACAAGATACAATGGCATGATGAACCTCCAGCTCAAGCTTATCAGGACCAAGAAGTTCTTAAAGGTTTGGAACAGAGAGGTATTTGGAAACATCATCCAGAACCTAAAGGATGCAGAGCAGGCAGTTCTTGAGGCACAGATTCTATATGATACTGACCCGACCCCTGCACATAGAGCCGAATTCAGTAGAGTGTCTGCAGAGCTCATCATCACGGCCAAGATGGAGGAAGAATTTTGGAGGCAAAAGGCGGCGATTAGATGGGCTGCTGATGGGgaaaggaactccaaattctttcACGGATGGGTCAGACAGAAGAGAGTTAAGTCGAGGATACATACGGTCGAGTTTGGGGGACAGGCACTGACGGAAGAGACAGAGATCAGGGAGTCGGCGACAGCCTTCTTTCAGCAACTTCTGACATCGGAT TCATGCTGGGACACCGTGGGGAGGGATGTGATTGCAGCTGTGGGAGACTTCTTCAGTGGGGCGTTTATTCCCCGAAGCTTCACGGCGACCATGATCGTCCTCGTCCCAAAGAAGCCTAACCCGGTCACGTGGAGAGATTTTAGACTGATCAGCCTCTGCAATGTTAcgaacaagatcatcacaaagATCCTTTCTTCGAGACTTGCACCTCTACTACCCCTAGTCGTTGCACCGAATCAGAGTGGGTTCATCAAGGGTCGTCTGCTTAGCGACAATGCTCTTCTAGCTCAAGAGTTGATACATGACCTGGGAAGGAGCTCTCGAGTAGAGTGA
- the LOC121764719 gene encoding B3 domain-containing protein At2g36080-like translates to MPINHWLSPDPKTQSIPTTAASFWPGAALPDAVLRSQSTAFCLSLKNEDEDELLIEDPAAAVAVAMEDGAKIQVSKEPLFEKPLTPSDVGKLNRLVIPKQHAERYFPLNGGVEKGLLLGFEDEAGKPWRFRYSYWNSSQSYVLTKGWSRFVKEKRLDAGDIVLFARHPNDLGRLFIGWRRRSGQEPAPPPPPCVGGWSGQLYSANYSSNSSASYTGCPHAETNVKERNGNSKRLRLFGVNLEWEEEESTSGSGKGQVEEQAYHEYYSSHRRAGHAVSYGVCDSTNI, encoded by the exons ATGCCAATAAACCACTGGCTATCCCCGGACCCAAAAACCCAATCGATCCCCACCACCGCAGCCAGTTTCTGGCCCGGTGCCGCCCTCCCAGACGCCGTGCTCCGCAGCCAGAGCACGGCGTTCTGCCTCAGCCTCAAAAATGAAGACGAGGATGAGCTTCTGATCGAGGatccggcggcggcggtggcggtggcgatgGAAGATGGTGCGAAAATCCAGGTGTCGAAAGAGCCGTTGTTCGAGAAGCCCTTGACGCCGAGCGACGTCGGGAAGCTGAACCGGTTAGTGATACCGAAGCAGCACGCGGAGAGGTACTTCCCCTTGAACGGCGGCGTGGAGAAGGGCCTGCTGCTGGGCTTCGAGGACGAGGCTGGGAAACCGTGGCGGTTCCGATACTCGTATTGGAACAGCAGCCAGAGCTACGTGCTGACCAAGGGGTGGAGCCGCTTCGTGAAAGAGAAGAGGCTCGATGCCGGTGACATCGTCCTCTTCGCTCGCCACCCCAACGACCTCGGCCGCCTCTTTATTGGATGGCGACGGAGGAGTGGGCAAGAGCCTGCTCCCCCTCCGCCACCGTGTGTCGGTGGTTGGAGTGGCCAGCTTTACTCTGCCAACTACTcttctaattcttctgcatcgTACACTGGCTGCCCTCATGCAG AGACTAATGTAAAAGAAAGAAATGGGAATTCAAAGAGGTTGAGATTATTCGGGGTGAACCTAGAGTGGGAGGAGGAGGAATCGACTTCGGGTTCGGGGAAGGGTCAAGTCGAAGAACAGGCATACCATGAGTACTACTCGAGCCATCGTCGAGCCGGTCACGCGGTAAGCTACGGCGTGTGTGATTCGACAAATATTTAA
- the LOC121765809 gene encoding uncharacterized protein At5g41620-like, which translates to MPKHRHVGVMMEGIAMPTKTRKRGCSPSSSSSSRIHHYRLNKRAIVVGRRRAGLGGSRSVTPSAVDSPKYSERGRAAQPVSARRLAATLWEMNEIPSPGLSGSDLEAVKQHLRNSSSKAVFKREKMQSGWGPRSSSASLPPHLSDLSHTPTASEVDRSGIASEKRTPSISRRQISAEFDSISNASFMEIESRSRAPTSSGSVSGGRSRLKDVNNALTTSKELLKIISRIWARQADQPSSHMSVVSALHAELERARTQVNHLMQEQRTSRNEVHHLIKCFAEEKMSWKSKEHLAIEAAIASIAGELEVERKLRRRLEGLNKNLGKELTEINSSFIKAVRELESERRTREVTEQVCDELARNVDEDRAQVEKEREMLELADKLRKGRGQMKLSDAKHQFEEKSSAISKLRKQLEVFLGAKRDKDEERATRLSKPSIKSLPQDDREIEDGRDSRVESTEGDHLIESKNNTSKIQKWAYAYSSSAIARDPKKVTVDEIKARNSISGQVSWRGTALQRAISDGVEGGIRRHEKGNGLDRQRFPDVEKETHRRSCTDEMTRYRGIKGPHEHVLSRSSLTRDCYSPSQQRD; encoded by the exons ATGCCGAAGCATAGGCATGTCGGGGTGATGATGGAGGGCATCGCAATGCCCACTAAAACGAGGAAAAGGGGGTGCTCGCCTTCGTCGTCTTCCTCCTCGAGAATTCATCACTACAGGCTGAATAAGCGGGCCATTGTGGTGGGCCGGAGACGGGCCGGGCTGGGGGGATCCAGATCCGTCACCCCGAGCGCCGTGGATTCCCCAAAGTATTCTGAGAGAGGGAGGGCGGCCCAGCCCGTTTCGGCCCGGCGGCTTGCGGCCACGCTCTGGGAGATGAATGAGATTCCGTCGCCCGGGCTGAGTGGGAGCGATTTGGAGGCGGTGAAGCAGCATCTGAGGAATAGTAGCAGCAAGGCGGTTttcaagagagagaaaatgcaGTCGGGCTGGGGCCCGCGCTCGAGCTCCGCTTCTCTTCCGCCGCATTTGTCCGATCTCTCGCACACCCCGACCGCTTCCGAG GTTGATCGAAGTGGTATAGCTAGTGAGAAGAGGACACCATCGATTTCTCGGAGGCAAATCTCTGCTGAATTTGATTCTATCAGCAATGCTAGTTTTATGGAG ATTGAGAGTAGGTCGAGGGCCCCGACTTCGAGTGGATCGGTTAGTGGTGGTAGGAGTCGCCTCAAGGATGTAAATAACGCTCTGACCACATCGAAAGAGTTGCTGAAAATCATCAGCCGCATTTGGGCTCGTCAGGCAGACCAACCTTCTTCACACATGTCTGTGGTGTCAGCGCTGCACGCTGAGCTTGAGAGAGCTCGGACGCAGGTCAATCATCTCATGCAGGAGCAGCGAACAAGTAGGAACGAGGTTCACCATCTCATCAAGTGTTTTGCTGAGGAAAAGATGTCGTGGAAGAGCAAGGAGCACCTAGCGATTGAGGCAGCGATTGCGTCCATTGCTGGTGAGCTTGAGGTGGAGCGGAAGCTTAGGAGGCGGCTCGAGGGCTTGAATAAGAATCTAGGGAAAGAGCTAACAGAGATCAACTCATCATTCATAAAAGCAGTTAGGGAGCTCGAGAGTGAGAGGAGGACAAGAGAGGTTACTGAACAAGTATGCGATGAGCTAGCAAGGAACGTCGATGAGGATAGAGCTCaagtggagaaggagagggagaTGCTCGAGTTGGCTGATAAGTTGCGCAAGGGGAGAGGGCAGATGAAGCTCTCCGATGCCAAGCATCAGTTCGAGGAGAAGAGCTCTGCCATCAGCAAACTGAGGAAACAATTGGAAGTCTTCCTCGGAGCCAAAAGGGACAAAGATGAGGAGAGAGCAACGCGTTTGAGTAAACCGAGCATTAAGTCACTCCCACAAGATGACAGAGAGATTGAGGATGGTAGAGACAGCAGAGTAGAATCAACAGAAGGCGACCACTTGATTGAGAGCAAGAACAATACGAGCAAAATCCAGAAATGGGCTTATGCGTACAGTAGCTCTGCTATCGCTCGTGATCCCAAGAAAGTAACAGTTGATGAGATCAAAGCTAGGAACTCCATCTCTGGTCAGGTCTCATGGAGGGGCACCGCGCTCCAAAGGGCTATATCAGATGGAGTCGAAGGTGGCATTCGTCGCCATGAAAAGGGTAATGGTTTGGACAGGCAAAGATTTCCCGATGTTGAGAAGGAAACTCACAGAAGGAGCTGCACGGATGAGATGACGAGATACAGAGGTATCAAGGGACCCCACGAGCACGTGTTGTCGCGGTCATCGTTAACCAGAGATTGCTACAGTCCATCCCAGCAGAGGGACTAG